The following proteins come from a genomic window of Achromobacter sp. AONIH1:
- the rplS gene encoding 50S ribosomal protein L19 gives MNLIAILEQEEIARLTGGKAMPAFAPGDTVVVSVNVVEGTRKRVQAFEGVVIAKRNRGLNSAFTVRKISSGEAVERTFQLYSPQIAGIEVKRRGDVRRAKLYYLRNRSGKSARIKEKLVSKQASAA, from the coding sequence ATGAACCTCATCGCTATCCTGGAACAGGAAGAAATTGCCCGCCTGACTGGCGGCAAGGCCATGCCTGCTTTTGCTCCTGGCGACACCGTCGTCGTGAGCGTGAACGTCGTTGAAGGCACCCGCAAGCGCGTGCAGGCCTTCGAAGGCGTCGTGATCGCCAAGCGCAACCGCGGCCTGAACTCCGCGTTCACCGTGCGCAAGATCTCGTCGGGCGAAGCCGTGGAACGTACGTTCCAGCTGTACTCGCCGCAGATCGCTGGCATCGAAGTCAAGCGCCGCGGCGACGTGCGCCGCGCCAAGCTGTACTACCTGCGCAACCGCTCGGGCAAGTCGGCTCGCATCAAGGAAAAGCTGGTCAGCAAGCAAGCCTCGGCGGCTTGA
- a CDS encoding CoA pyrophosphatase, translating into MSDSSSSPRPRRPLARPGFDPASQPWVVANDSLPAVPAGLLTPDALRGTLSQPSTWKLELSRDNDLRYPGREGTPVPAAVLIPLVTREQGVSILLTQRAAHLYDHAGQISFPGGRIETSDPTPEDAALREAHEETGLPAEHVEVLGSMPPYLTATGFSIIPVVSLVRPGFQLAPDAFEVAEVFEVPLSFLMDPANHRLYEARLDDGRVRHYYGMPYGKYFIWGATAGMLRNLYHLLNHGLQPR; encoded by the coding sequence ATGTCTGATTCCTCGTCATCCCCGCGGCCCAGGCGGCCGCTGGCCCGTCCCGGTTTCGATCCGGCTTCCCAGCCCTGGGTCGTGGCCAATGATTCGCTGCCGGCCGTGCCTGCCGGCCTGCTCACGCCCGACGCGCTGCGCGGAACGCTGAGCCAGCCTTCCACCTGGAAGCTCGAACTCTCGCGCGACAATGACCTGCGCTATCCAGGACGCGAAGGCACGCCGGTGCCCGCCGCCGTGCTGATTCCCCTGGTGACCCGGGAGCAGGGCGTCAGCATCCTGCTGACCCAGCGCGCCGCGCACCTGTATGACCATGCCGGCCAGATCAGCTTTCCCGGCGGACGCATCGAAACCAGCGACCCCACGCCGGAGGACGCCGCGCTGCGCGAGGCGCACGAGGAAACCGGATTGCCGGCCGAGCATGTGGAAGTGCTGGGCAGCATGCCGCCGTATCTGACGGCGACCGGATTCTCCATCATCCCCGTCGTGTCCTTGGTGCGGCCCGGCTTCCAGCTGGCGCCGGACGCGTTCGAGGTGGCCGAGGTGTTCGAGGTGCCGTTGTCCTTCCTGATGGACCCGGCCAATCACCGCCTGTACGAGGCGCGGCTGGACGATGGCCGCGTGCGCCATTACTACGGCATGCCTTACGGCAAGTACTTCATCTGGGGCGCGACGGCAGGCATGCTGCGCAATCTGTACCATCTGCTGAATCACGGGCTGCAGCCGCGCTGA